A stretch of DNA from Aspergillus flavus chromosome 3, complete sequence:
TTTTGCGAACCAAgaccaaaccaaaccacaAAACAGACGAGACGGGGTGGTTCAGCTGAAAGAATCATTTTCCTATCATGACTTAGGGTTTGTGGCCCAATACCCACTGTGGCTTCCCATAAGGTGAGCCGACTATGGAGCGTTGCCCAGACTCCATCAGGGCTTCTGTCCAAGACAGAAATGTATGAATCACTTCGCATGGGCGCTTCTCTAACGGCGCGCCATAGATTAGACTCTCTAGCATGATGCTGCACAACATATTTTCTGCATCTTGCGTAAAGATGCGTGGCGCACTGCATTCCCTGATACAGAAGGTCCAGACCTGTAGACTGTCCCTTTTGTATAGTAAGGCTCTCTTCAACACCGATTGGTTTCCAGCCTCCATAATGTGGATCGAAATGCATGAACCTTCGTACTGAACTTGATGGCCAAATTTTAAAATGGACCAAGTTTGGAGATTCTCGGAGGCACATCTTTTCATAATTTTCAGAGATTAAGGACTTTAGGCGGACCGGTCTCGCAAACTATCAATATTTCCACTTCCTTCGGCTGGGGAATATCATTTACTTTGACAAGTAAAGGTTCGTATGTGCTAACATGATGAAATCTTTCCATTGAATTCGATAGTCGTAAAAGTATCCCAGTCACGATGGGGTTTCCCTTCCGGCCAGCGATTGCCGCGCACTCTTATACCACTGGAACATGGAGTTGATGGCTTCGGAAAGCTCAGCACTGCTTGACTTGTCGATGCAGCATGTGTCAACCCACGCGTACCCTAGACCGTCCACAAGTGCTTGTTTGCAACATTTTTGGATCTTCTGGTATCCAAGCTTGTAGCGTGCCTCCGATGAGTGGATTTCTTGGAAGGAGACTTCTTCCGATGGCCATGTGTGCGATAGAATCGCATATGGAGGGAAGTCACTTGCGAACTCAGTCAATTAACAATCGCATATTTGAACAGCTAGATCAGATTGCTTGTTCAGTCAGCGTGAATCGGTACAACTAGAATTCAGATGATGGAGTTTGCTGGGTTGCCAACTCTCAGCAAATGAGGGGTCGAGGCAAGGCTGCAACTTGCAAGCCGATACGACCTTTAGGTCTACACTAGTTATGATCACGCATACATTTATTTTCCCACGCTTTTCGGTCAGCGCGGATCTCGGACTTCTATGAACCTGTGGTGTTGACAGTCAGTATGTGAGTTTCAGCTTGGGAGCAGCCTGGGAACTTGTGTCGGTATAAAAATGCATGACTAAGCCGGACTATAACATCATCTCACTGTCTCATATACTGGATACAActacggcggactaaatctagcttacggacaaaataaaatattaccaAATTTACCAATACCAACGCACTGTATATTAGCTCTACCATAATAactttagatataataacCCTAAAGATTAGGATCTAGTCTtatactaccactaccatcactaccaccacttctaccaccactaccaccaccactaccactaccaatACAGCACTACCACTCGgcactattactattactactaccactattGATTcaataaatattattgattatatataagataaaactactatcttaaatttttaatcataaatattctatataatagtatattttagagctttattaaatctatatcttaaaGTGCGTGGCAGTGGTGGCCGAATGTAAAACAGCGAGATTTCGGTAAAAAATCCGATAATCCGAAGTTTTGTCCGttagctagatttagtccgccgtatACAACAGCCGTTCTAGTTCAAGGCTTCCTCTATCTTCTCCATACCAAATACATGGGGCGACGAAAACATGAAGCGTTATCGCGATTCACAACGAACATCGCCACCACACACACAGCCTACCATAGAAGACAATGACGTCCCCAAACTCTCTAGTCTTGACGCGCCAGTATCCCCCCCTAGGAAACGGTCCACAACAAAGGCTACACATTCGAGCAATGCCTTGTCAAACTTGAATTCGCCAGAGCAACAAACCGAAGCAGCCTCTAATAAAGAGCGCCTCAATCTAGCCGCCATCGAAGCAGGCCAGGTCGTAGTCACCGATCACCtatccatcttctcttctcgacTCAGCCAATCCGCCCGTCCTGCAGTATCACAATCACCTCGATTGCAGATCCCAGACTGGGTATCCCTGTACCAGTGCAACCAGTCTCCAGAAGGAAGACACTTCGTCATCCATCAGCATGACCACCCTGTTGCCGGACCGCATTATGATCTCCGGTTGCAGTTCTCAGACTCTAGTTCTGTCAGCTGGTCTATCATGTATGGATTACCCGGTAACCCTAACAGTCGACGATTGAACCGCAATGCAACGGAAACAAGGGTGCATTGTTTATGGGTTTGTATTCTCTACCTATCTCTACATCTATCCACCTTATGCCATAGAAGCTAAGGAATACCCGCAGAATCATCTCATCGAAACCGCATCCCCCCGAACAGGAAGCATGATTATCTGGGACACAGGGGAATATGAAATTCTCCCCTACCAGCCCGAACAAACACAACCTGAAACAGACGACTCCCGATCCGATCTCTCCTCAGATACATCCATCTCAACAGTAGACTCGAAACCCGATAGTGCAAAGCTCCACCAAGCGTTTCAGAACGTATGTTCCCAAGCAACGCCTTTCTACAAATCCTCTCCCTATATTTCAAAACCCCTAACGAAAACAGCGCAAAATCCGCCTCCGTCTCCACGGAACAAAACTCCCCCAAAACTACACTATCATCCTCCGTCTGGACAAAAACATAAACTTCAAAAGAAACCCCACCACACCCCGAAAACGGCGTCGTCGAATGATCCCAAACCTTAAAAGAGGACCTAGTACCTCCTCCTCTGATTCCTCGCCACCTCCATCTAAGAGTGATTCAACAGGAACGCCGGCTCCTGGCGTTTCGGATCAAACCCCATCTGCGTCTGAGACTCCCGGTGGAGAACActcggatgaagaagatgatataGACGAACAGATTCGGGCTAATAATGCCTATCCTGGGGCGGTTAACTCCATTGGGTCGGTTCATCAGCGGAGATGGTTTGTTACTCTTGACCGGGTGAATTCGGGATTCGTGGCTGAGGCTGGGTCTGGACCTGGTAGAAAGAGGTGGGTGAGGAAATGGGATCCTGGAACGGGGCAATTGTTGGGGTTTGAGCCGTTTTATGTTCGGGGGCCTGAGGTTGAGAGCAGTGTTGTTACTGGGAGGTTGGGGAGAGATgtcttggaggatgagggtgtGGAGGGTTTTGTGCCTAGACGGGGGTGGAGGGCTGTTTTGGAGTGAGTATTACGATTATTCTGCTCGTTGGGTTTAGTCGATAGTTATAAGTATTATGAGACAGGCATTTGAAAGGCAAGTATGTCTTCAATTCAAGAATCTATAGACTAGTCTAATACCAATATAGTGGCCTAGATCATGAACGCAATTGCCTGCTATATCTTGTTCATATATGCAATCAACCCAAGAATACCTGCACAATAACTTCATTGCTCCATCCCGgtttcaacttcatctcccGCCATGCCGTCAGAATATCCACAGCCAGTACTTTGGACTTTTCATCATCCCCTTCCTTCCAAACAGTTTTCCGTGGTACAGGGTAACCAAGAATTGTGACCATGAAGTCGTCCTCGATGCTCCAATCAGGCAGGTCAGATATATAGATACCCAATGTACCAAGTGCTTTGAGACTAATATCGAAGCGGAGACGCCCGTTTGCCTCCACGTAGATGTCAGAACTCACTATGGCAGCTGAACCGGTCATTTTTCCAAGCAGTCCTAGTACTGTAGCGTGCGTAGGATTCGGTTCTCTAATGTCACTGGAATTTTTGCGCTTCAACATAAAGGCCTGGGTGGGGTATGCGGTCAAGATCTCCCAGTCTTTGTCTTCTAACACTATTCCCACCAGCGCGTTTCGGTCGATTGGCTTTATGAGGTCTGTTATAATGCCGCTTGTGTGAGATCGGACTATGTATTTCGTATCGTAGTCATCATGTATACCCGGGAATTCTTGCAGAGACACCAAACTGGTTCTGCGATTTTCAGAAACATTAAAGAGGCCGAGAATCCCACTTCCAGTTCGGGCCCAGCCAGTATAAGTACCCACCCGTAGTACTTGGCCAGCGTTGTAATCGTGGTACATATCAATGGTGCGGCCTACTAGACTAGGCCGAAGGATTACCGTAGTTCCCTGGGTGGTTGGGGCTGTTATCTCATTAATGAGCGAGATGTTATGGTTCCCCGGTTCGTCAGTAATATGAATTGGGCCGCCGGAAACGCATCGTGCAGCTGCGTGGAAAGAGGCATATGGATGACTTGTTTGGAACATATCCCAGTCAGGTAAGACATTCAAGTAGCGGGTGAGGAGTGCGTTATGGGCATTGCAGAAGACATGCCATGTATGAGACGCTGGTACTTCTGGGAAGAAGTCATCGGAGTTCCGCAACGGAATGGTAGGCTTATTAGTGGGCAGCTGTGAATTGAAAATAGCCTGAGGAAACATCGACATGCACGAGATTGCCTTAGTCCCGAAATACCTCAGAGAAGATATGGACCAAGCATCCTGATAGGCTCGCGTGAACTTTCGCCGATCCTCTGGGTCTTTCAAAAGGTCAAGAAAGAATTGAGCATCTGTTTTCACGGCATCGACACCAGCAGATGCAAGATAACTATAGAACTCGTCATAGAATCGTTGGATATCATCTGGGTCGATGGCGAGTAGTAACTGCTTTTCAAAGGCCTTGGCAATTGGGCCTCCCGCTGCTGGATCTTTAATTCTcacttcttttgttttgaaGTTCTTAGCTATATCGCCGTCGGGTGAGATGCCACCCCAATAACCGAGCAAGGCATGCCACACGCCGATATGTTGGATATTCGGATGTTTCCGGCGGATGGTCTCTACAGCCTTCTTCAGCCCTCGTGGAAACGCGTCTGGATTGGCTTCGAACTGTTTCCATCTCCGCTTGAATTGGGAATCACCTTCATTGTCTAAGGTTTGCCAATTATCATCGATTATGAGGTTAGAGATGTTGATTCCATGGGATTTCAGTGTATCAAGGGCATcgaagatcttctcttccgTTAAATCCTGCCCTAAGCCATTCCATGTGCAATATGTCAGACCATCGTACCACTCAGACAGCCATTGTGCCTTGGCGTCTTTTTCGACTAGTACGACATCGTCCCCAGGAGGAGAGACTGGAGTTGGAATCCGATTAGTGGTCTCTGCGCTGTAAGGCCGAACTAGCTTCCGCGCCTCGTAAATCACTGCACTTATTGCTACCTCAAGGTTGGCTGCTGCGGATGCCAGTACTTGAAGGTTTGATGCAGTAGTATTGTCATTGTGCGACTTGATCACTACCTCACCATTGTCACCGGACCCAAGGACGGTCAAAACGTTATTTATGCCCGAAACAGCCAGAAGTACTACGTGCTCCCCATCATCTCGAAGGAACGAGCATAGAATGGCGTCTTCCGTTAGTCTAAACTTTCCTCGTCCGTGTCTGGGTCCAAGCCACGGAGTCCATACCCTGACTAAAGCAAAGTATAAGATTGTTCGAGAAGGTATTCCAAGTACTACATTAGTAAGTCCAGGCTGACTATCTTTAGCTGGTCCAACATTTCCAGAGATATGCCACAAGGTCGATCCAGGGGCTTCACTTTTGCGGGACTCGACTTCGAGATTATTTGAGATGCCATCGAAATACTTGCCTAGCCCCTCGTTTGCAGATGTTAGAGAAAGCTGTGCTAAAttgatattttcttcttctggtcctTTTGCAGCAAATACCAATTCTCCATCCTTGGTGTTCTGCTGTTGATTCACCCATTGCCAATCGCTATTTTGGCTGACTCTGTATCGGACAGTAA
This window harbors:
- a CDS encoding DNA polymerase ligase-domain-containing protein — translated: MKRYRDSQRTSPPHTQPTIEDNDVPKLSSLDAPVSPPRKRSTTKATHSSNALSNLNSPEQQTEAASNKERLNLAAIEAGQVVVTDHLSIFSSRLSQSARPAVSQSPRLQIPDWVSLYQCNQSPEGRHFVIHQHDHPVAGPHYDLRLQFSDSSSVSWSIMYGLPGNPNSRRLNRNATETRVHCLWNHLIETASPRTGSMIIWDTGEYEILPYQPEQTQPETDDSRSDLSSDTSISTVDSKPDSAKLHQAFQNRKIRLRLHGTKLPQNYTIILRLDKNINFKRNPTTPRKRRRRMIPNLKRGPSTSSSDSSPPPSKSDSTGTPAPGVSDQTPSASETPGGEHSDEEDDIDEQIRANNAYPGAVNSIGSVHQRRWFVTLDRVNSGFVAEAGSGPGRKRWVRKWDPGTGQLLGFEPFYVRGPEVESSVVTGRLGRDVLEDEGVEGFVPRRGWRAVLE
- a CDS encoding raffinose synthase protein Sip1 translates to MPINTGNKPKTPGAGAGSYRSQSRTQLIPPAQMSLFSRITCFPPLGQVTCPQRIQQVLSSGEDDTVRFTVVIESSHSLPEQPWEAQIWQNITSPEWGAFPLQQSSSPVVPLLNKHESEYKFYRHVFCGEIPLPSHGGCAQFTVRYRVSQNSDWQWVNQQQNTKDGELVFAAKGPEEENINLAQLSLTSANEGLGKYFDGISNNLEVESRKSEAPGSTLWHISGNVGPAKDSQPGLTNVVLGIPSRTILYFALVRVWTPWLGPRHGRGKFRLTEDAILCSFLRDDGEHVVLLAVSGINNVLTVLGSGDNGEVVIKSHNDNTTASNLQVLASAAANLEVAISAVIYEARKLVRPYSAETTNRIPTPVSPPGDDVVLVEKDAKAQWLSEWYDGLTYCTWNGLGQDLTEEKIFDALDTLKSHGINISNLIIDDNWQTLDNEGDSQFKRRWKQFEANPDAFPRGLKKAVETIRRKHPNIQHIGVWHALLGYWGGISPDGDIAKNFKTKEVRIKDPAAGGPIAKAFEKQLLLAIDPDDIQRFYDEFYSYLASAGVDAVKTDAQFFLDLLKDPEDRRKFTRAYQDAWSISSLRYFGTKAISCMSMFPQAIFNSQLPTNKPTIPLRNSDDFFPEVPASHTWHVFCNAHNALLTRYLNVLPDWDMFQTSHPYASFHAAARCVSGGPIHITDEPGNHNISLINEITAPTTQGTTVILRPSLVGRTIDMYHDYNAGQVLRVGTYTGWARTGSGILGLFNVSENRRTSLVSLQEFPGIHDDYDTKYIVRSHTSGIITDLIKPIDRNALVGIVLEDKDWEILTAYPTQAFMLKRKNSSDIREPNPTHATVLGLLGKMTGSAAIVSSDIYVEANGRLRFDISLKALGTLGIYISDLPDWSIEDDFMVTILGYPVPRKTVWKEGDDEKSKVLAVDILTAWREMKLKPGWSNEVIVQVFLG